A genomic stretch from Microbacterium proteolyticum includes:
- a CDS encoding VOC family protein: MEQRLTLVTLGVRDLARAVTFYEVLGWRAHPSSVDGEVAFFDTGGMVVALWGRRQLAEDSGMDDLGGWGGVTLAHNVAETAQVDAILAAARAAGAGVTRSAARTPWGGYSGVFVDPDGHPWEVAVNPGWPLDADGRPQLS, encoded by the coding sequence ATGGAGCAGCGGCTCACCCTCGTCACCCTCGGAGTGCGCGATCTTGCGCGCGCTGTGACTTTCTACGAAGTGCTCGGGTGGAGGGCGCACCCTTCCTCCGTGGACGGGGAGGTGGCCTTCTTCGATACGGGCGGGATGGTCGTCGCTCTCTGGGGTCGACGTCAACTCGCCGAGGACTCCGGCATGGACGACCTCGGCGGGTGGGGTGGTGTGACCCTCGCGCACAACGTCGCCGAGACCGCGCAGGTCGATGCGATCCTGGCGGCCGCTCGTGCAGCGGGGGCAGGCGTGACGCGGTCCGCGGCGCGGACGCCGTGGGGCGGATACTCGGGCGTCTTCGTCGACCCCGACGGCCACCCGTGGGAGGTGGCCGTCAATCCCGGGTGGCCGTTGGATGCGGACGGACGGCCGCAGCTGAGCTGA
- a CDS encoding GIY-YIG nuclease family protein — protein sequence MPALVCLVDSCAHPVDPAAPVSLCAWHAAVSADWVSARDGVTDLLPAPCRLCGSRLGVRWPSGWLCAVCEWRHGDPIDDELPRPRVDVVYYLRFGDRIKIGTTAQPRQRLAAIWHDELLAFERGDRLVERRRHATFEEERYARTEWFRRSPALDEYVLSLAAGVDDPWALLARWTSEAIARRG from the coding sequence ATGCCCGCCCTCGTCTGTCTCGTCGACTCGTGCGCCCATCCGGTCGACCCCGCCGCGCCCGTGTCGCTGTGCGCGTGGCACGCGGCGGTCAGTGCGGACTGGGTCAGCGCGCGAGACGGGGTGACCGATCTCCTTCCCGCGCCGTGCCGGCTGTGCGGATCGCGCCTCGGTGTGCGCTGGCCGAGCGGATGGCTGTGCGCGGTGTGCGAGTGGCGCCACGGCGATCCGATCGACGACGAGTTGCCCCGTCCCCGCGTCGACGTGGTCTACTACCTGCGTTTCGGAGACCGCATCAAGATCGGCACGACGGCGCAGCCCCGGCAGCGCTTGGCCGCCATCTGGCACGATGAGCTGCTCGCCTTCGAGCGGGGCGACCGCCTTGTCGAGCGACGACGTCACGCGACTTTCGAGGAAGAACGGTATGCGCGGACGGAGTGGTTCCGGCGTTCTCCCGCGCTGGACGAATATGTTCTGAGCCTGGCGGCCGGGGTCGACGACCCGTGGGCGTTGCTGGCCCGGTGGACGAGCGAGGCGATCGCGCGGCGAGGGTGA
- a CDS encoding MFS transporter yields the protein MGDFSGHVPGSREYRRLLIALFFAGVATFAQLYATQAVLPTIAADVHTSPSNAALTVSASTLGLAAAVIPWSTVADRVGRVPAMSIGLVLATVLGAITPFAHDLGTLLLLRLLEGAALGAVPAVALAYLSEEVDARYVAAAAGSYIAGTTVGGLSGRVVSGWVAEAAGWRWGVASVVLLCLVAAVLFLALVPASRGFVPGRLRTTKGPSTVRRLWLNLRSNAQLALYAQGFLLMGAFVAVYNYLGFHVSESPFSLSPAVVTSLFLAYLAGTVSSPRAGALAVRHGRLPVLLGCSLVMTGGAALMFVPATAVVVVGLIAFTAGFFGAHAVASGWTPVAAEPQARAQASSLYYLGYYAGSSVFGWALGVVYGEAGWGWFLGAVLAMCALSMGLAVGALRSASR from the coding sequence GTGGGCGACTTCTCTGGGCACGTACCGGGGAGCCGTGAGTACCGACGTCTGCTCATCGCACTGTTCTTCGCCGGCGTCGCCACCTTCGCGCAGCTCTACGCGACCCAGGCCGTGCTGCCGACCATCGCGGCCGATGTTCACACCTCGCCGTCGAACGCGGCGCTCACCGTGTCCGCGTCCACTCTCGGATTGGCCGCGGCGGTCATCCCCTGGTCGACGGTGGCCGATCGCGTGGGTCGCGTCCCCGCGATGAGCATCGGCCTCGTTCTCGCGACGGTCCTCGGCGCGATCACTCCGTTCGCGCATGATCTCGGGACCCTGCTCCTGCTCCGCCTTCTCGAGGGGGCGGCGCTCGGCGCGGTTCCGGCGGTGGCGCTCGCCTACCTCAGTGAGGAGGTCGACGCGCGATACGTCGCGGCGGCGGCGGGGTCGTACATCGCGGGAACCACGGTCGGCGGGTTGTCGGGTCGGGTGGTCTCGGGGTGGGTGGCCGAGGCCGCGGGGTGGCGCTGGGGAGTGGCATCCGTCGTCCTGCTGTGTCTCGTCGCGGCCGTCCTGTTCCTCGCGCTCGTGCCGGCGTCCAGGGGCTTCGTGCCGGGTCGCCTGCGGACGACGAAGGGACCGTCGACCGTACGTCGGCTGTGGCTCAACCTGCGTTCGAACGCGCAGCTCGCCCTGTATGCGCAAGGGTTCCTGCTCATGGGCGCCTTCGTCGCTGTGTACAACTACCTCGGTTTCCACGTCAGCGAGTCTCCGTTCTCCCTGTCTCCGGCCGTCGTCACGTCGCTTTTCCTCGCGTATCTGGCCGGCACCGTGTCGTCGCCGCGTGCGGGCGCGTTGGCCGTTCGTCACGGTCGACTTCCCGTGCTGCTGGGCTGCTCGCTCGTGATGACCGGCGGCGCAGCCCTGATGTTCGTGCCCGCGACCGCCGTCGTGGTCGTTGGCCTCATCGCCTTCACGGCAGGGTTCTTCGGCGCGCACGCCGTGGCATCCGGGTGGACGCCCGTCGCGGCGGAGCCGCAAGCGCGCGCACAGGCGTCCTCGCTCTACTACCTCGGGTACTACGCGGGGTCGAGCGTGTTCGGATGGGCGCTCGGCGTCGTGTACGGCGAGGCGGGGTGGGGATGGTTCCTCGGCGCGGTGCTCGCGATGTGCGCTCTGTCGATGGGCTTGGCGGTGGGGGCGTTGCGGTCCGCGTCGCGATGA
- the coaE gene encoding dephospho-CoA kinase, with protein MPLLALTGGIASGKSTIAAALADHGAVVIDADALVREVQSPGSPVLAAISAEFGAEVLRSDGSLDRPALGTIVFGHPDRLAALNALVHPAVRVESQRRFQAAFAADPNAVVVYDVPLLAEARAGDAWDLVVVAHAPVGERVKRLVEIRGLSEEDARARIGSQASDEERLALADVVIDTSTTLDATRRQVDELWERVTASP; from the coding sequence GTGCCTCTTCTCGCGCTCACGGGTGGGATCGCCTCGGGTAAGTCCACCATCGCGGCCGCCCTCGCCGACCACGGAGCCGTCGTGATCGATGCCGACGCGCTCGTCCGGGAGGTGCAGTCACCCGGATCGCCCGTCCTGGCGGCGATCTCCGCCGAGTTCGGAGCGGAGGTGCTCCGGTCCGACGGGTCCCTGGACCGGCCGGCGCTCGGCACGATCGTCTTCGGGCATCCGGACCGGCTCGCGGCGCTGAACGCGCTCGTGCACCCCGCCGTGCGCGTCGAGTCCCAGCGGCGCTTCCAGGCGGCTTTCGCCGCAGATCCGAACGCGGTCGTCGTCTATGACGTGCCCTTGCTCGCGGAGGCACGTGCGGGCGACGCCTGGGATCTCGTCGTGGTGGCGCATGCACCCGTGGGGGAGCGGGTGAAGCGTCTCGTCGAGATCCGCGGCCTGAGCGAGGAGGACGCCCGGGCACGCATCGGATCGCAGGCCAGTGATGAGGAGCGTCTCGCCCTCGCCGACGTCGTGATCGACACGAGCACGACCCTGGATGCCACGAGGCGGCAGGTCGACGAGCTCTGGGAGCGCGTGACCGCGTCGCCCTGA
- the uvrB gene encoding excinuclease ABC subunit UvrB, whose protein sequence is MQATRSVRPFEVISEYSPSGDQPQAIADLAARINAGETDVVLLGATGTGKSATTAWLVEQVQRPTLVLAHNKTLAAQLANEFRELMPNNAVEYFVSYYDYYQPEAYVPQTDTFIEKDSSINAEVERLRHSTTNSLLSRRDVVVVSTVSCIYGLGAPEEYLRAMVALQVGERYDRDALIRKFIAMQYNRNDVDFSRGNFRVRGDTIEIIPVYEEYAIRIEMFGDEIEALYTLHPLTGDVIEKMDSVPIFPASHYVAGTETVQRAIGTIEHELEERLKEFESQGKLLEAQRLRMRTTFDLEMLQQLGFCSGIENYSRHMDGRMPGDPPHTLLDFFPDDFLLVIDESHVTVPQIGAMYEGDASRKRTLVEHGFRLPSAMDNRPLRWDEFKERVGQTVYLSATPGRYEMGIADGVVEQIIRPTGLVDPEIIVKPSKGQIDDLLEEIRVRVERDERVLVTTLTKKMAEELTDFLGEHGVRVRYLHSDVDTLRRVELLTELRAGVYDVLVGINLLREGLDLPEVSLVAILDADKEGFLRSGTSLIQTIGRAARNVSGQVHMYADKITDSMRNAIDETERRREKQIAYNTENGIDPQPLRKKIADITEVLNREATDTKKLLARNDKASKGKSPTPSLRRTGIAAEGADQLESTIADLTQQMLAAAAELKFELAGRLRDEVQDMKKELRAMERAGHA, encoded by the coding sequence ATGCAGGCTACGCGTTCCGTCCGCCCCTTCGAGGTCATCAGCGAGTACTCGCCGTCCGGTGATCAGCCCCAGGCGATCGCCGATCTCGCGGCGCGCATCAACGCCGGCGAGACCGACGTCGTTCTGCTCGGCGCGACCGGAACCGGAAAGTCGGCGACGACGGCCTGGCTGGTGGAGCAGGTGCAGCGGCCCACGCTCGTGCTCGCGCACAACAAGACCCTCGCAGCGCAGCTGGCGAATGAGTTCCGAGAGCTCATGCCGAACAACGCCGTGGAGTACTTCGTCTCGTATTACGACTACTACCAGCCCGAGGCGTACGTGCCGCAGACGGACACCTTCATCGAGAAGGACTCCTCGATCAACGCCGAGGTCGAACGCCTGCGCCACTCGACCACGAACTCGCTCCTCTCGCGCCGCGACGTCGTGGTGGTGTCGACCGTGTCGTGCATCTACGGCCTCGGCGCACCCGAGGAGTACCTGCGCGCCATGGTCGCCCTGCAGGTGGGGGAGCGCTACGACCGCGATGCGCTCATCCGCAAGTTCATCGCGATGCAGTACAACCGCAACGACGTCGATTTCTCGCGCGGCAACTTCCGCGTGCGAGGCGACACGATCGAGATCATCCCGGTGTACGAGGAGTATGCGATCCGCATCGAGATGTTCGGCGATGAGATCGAGGCGCTCTACACGCTGCACCCGCTCACCGGCGACGTGATCGAGAAGATGGACTCCGTTCCGATCTTCCCCGCGTCTCACTACGTCGCCGGCACCGAGACGGTCCAGCGCGCCATCGGCACGATCGAGCACGAGCTCGAGGAGCGGCTGAAGGAGTTCGAGTCGCAGGGCAAGCTGCTGGAGGCTCAGCGTCTGCGCATGCGCACCACCTTCGACCTCGAGATGCTGCAGCAGCTCGGCTTCTGTTCGGGCATCGAGAACTATTCGCGCCACATGGACGGACGGATGCCGGGAGACCCTCCGCACACGTTGCTCGACTTCTTCCCCGACGACTTCCTGCTCGTGATCGACGAGTCGCACGTGACGGTCCCGCAGATCGGTGCGATGTACGAGGGCGACGCGTCGCGCAAACGCACTCTCGTCGAGCACGGTTTCCGGCTGCCCAGTGCGATGGACAACCGTCCGCTGCGTTGGGACGAGTTCAAGGAACGCGTCGGGCAGACCGTCTACCTGTCGGCCACTCCGGGCCGTTACGAAATGGGGATCGCCGACGGCGTCGTCGAGCAGATCATCCGTCCCACGGGCCTGGTCGACCCGGAGATCATCGTCAAACCCTCCAAGGGGCAGATCGACGATCTTCTCGAGGAGATCCGCGTGCGCGTCGAGCGCGACGAGCGCGTGCTCGTGACGACGCTCACCAAGAAGATGGCGGAGGAGCTCACCGACTTCCTCGGTGAGCACGGCGTGCGTGTGCGCTACCTGCACTCCGACGTCGACACGTTGCGGCGCGTCGAGCTGCTGACCGAGCTGCGGGCGGGTGTGTACGACGTGCTGGTCGGCATCAACCTGCTCCGCGAGGGCCTCGACCTGCCCGAGGTCTCGCTCGTGGCGATCCTGGATGCCGACAAAGAGGGGTTCTTGCGCAGCGGCACGTCGCTCATCCAGACCATCGGTCGCGCGGCCCGTAACGTGTCGGGCCAGGTGCACATGTATGCCGACAAGATCACCGACTCGATGCGCAACGCGATCGATGAGACCGAGCGTCGCCGTGAGAAGCAGATCGCCTACAACACCGAGAACGGCATCGACCCGCAGCCGCTGCGCAAGAAGATCGCCGACATCACCGAGGTCTTGAACCGCGAAGCGACCGACACGAAGAAGCTTCTGGCTCGCAACGACAAGGCGAGTAAGGGCAAATCGCCGACGCCGTCGCTGCGCCGGACGGGGATCGCGGCCGAGGGCGCCGATCAACTCGAGTCCACCATCGCCGACCTGACCCAGCAGATGCTGGCGGCCGCGGCGGAGCTGAAATTCGAACTCGCCGGGCGCCTCCGGGACGAGGTGCAGGACATGAAGAAGGAGCTGCGGGCCATGGAGCGCGCCGGACACGCCTGA
- a CDS encoding 50S ribosomal protein L25/general stress protein Ctc — protein sequence MSEDNKVVAELRENFGKGFARRLRAAGKIPAVIYGHGTDPQHVALPGHQVALLIRRANALLDLDIAGKGQLVLVKDVQKDPVRQIIEHIDLLVVKAGEKVSVDVPVVVTGEPFAGTIATLDNTTVSLEVEATHIPQNIEVDVEGAEDGTQITAADLKLPQGATLVTEPETLIVAVSVPLDTIAADAEIAEADAEVAEEQSEEAESAAEGDDK from the coding sequence ATGTCGGAAGACAACAAGGTCGTCGCGGAGCTCCGCGAGAACTTCGGTAAGGGCTTCGCTCGCCGCCTCCGCGCCGCGGGCAAGATCCCCGCCGTCATCTACGGTCACGGCACCGACCCCCAGCACGTCGCCCTCCCGGGCCACCAGGTCGCGCTGCTCATCCGCCGTGCCAACGCGCTGCTCGACCTCGACATCGCCGGCAAGGGTCAGCTCGTGCTCGTCAAGGACGTGCAGAAGGACCCTGTGCGTCAGATCATCGAGCACATCGATCTGCTCGTGGTCAAGGCCGGCGAGAAGGTCTCGGTCGACGTTCCCGTCGTCGTCACCGGTGAGCCCTTCGCCGGCACCATCGCCACTCTCGACAACACCACCGTGTCGCTCGAGGTCGAGGCCACTCACATCCCGCAGAACATCGAGGTCGACGTCGAGGGCGCCGAGGACGGCACGCAGATCACCGCGGCCGACCTGAAGCTGCCCCAGGGCGCCACCCTGGTGACCGAGCCCGAGACCCTGATCGTCGCCGTGTCGGTGCCGCTGGACACCATCGCCGCCGACGCGGAGATCGCCGAGGCCGACGCCGAGGTCGCCGAGGAGCAGTCCGAAGAGGCCGAGTCCGCCGCCGAGGGCGACGACAAGTAA
- the pth gene encoding aminoacyl-tRNA hydrolase produces the protein MADTWLIVGLGNPGPRYEATRHNVGQMVMDELAARRREAFRAHKANARVVETWLRPGASKLVLAKLNCFMNVSGGPVANLARFYGVEADHVVVVHDELDIPYDTIKLKTGGGHGGHNGVRDIAKALGTADFPRVRVGIGRPMGRQDPADWVLDPFSATERQTLPILVSDAADAVELLVDQGLVPAQQRFHAPRA, from the coding sequence ATGGCGGACACGTGGCTCATCGTCGGTCTCGGCAACCCCGGGCCGCGCTACGAGGCGACCCGTCACAACGTCGGGCAGATGGTCATGGACGAACTCGCGGCGCGTCGCCGCGAGGCGTTTCGCGCGCACAAGGCCAACGCGCGCGTCGTCGAGACGTGGCTCCGCCCGGGGGCGTCCAAGCTGGTGCTCGCCAAGCTGAACTGCTTCATGAACGTCTCGGGTGGGCCGGTGGCGAATCTCGCCCGCTTCTACGGGGTCGAGGCGGATCATGTCGTGGTCGTCCACGACGAGCTCGACATCCCCTACGACACCATCAAGCTCAAGACCGGTGGCGGCCACGGCGGGCACAACGGTGTGCGCGACATCGCTAAGGCGCTCGGTACCGCCGACTTCCCGCGCGTGCGGGTGGGCATCGGCCGCCCGATGGGTCGTCAGGACCCCGCCGATTGGGTGCTCGACCCCTTCAGCGCGACCGAACGGCAGACCCTGCCCATCCTCGTCTCGGATGCCGCGGATGCCGTGGAGCTGCTCGTCGATCAGGGGTTGGTCCCCGCGCAGCAGCGTTTCCACGCCCCTCGCGCCTGA
- the mfd gene encoding transcription-repair coupling factor, whose amino-acid sequence MTIPGIVRALEQAESYREAASAASADLSLSLVDGLDAPVIAGLVERRRAAGQPGAVLVIAPTGRRAESLGPALDAVLPGAHVLHFPAWETLPHERLSPSPETVGRRLDVLRRIAAWDGETPLVVTASVRSALQPLAPGLGGVEPVELVVGGRGHELETVTMRLVELAYHRVDMVSRRGEFAVRGGILDVFPPVADHPYRVEFFGDEVDQIRAFSVADQRSLPGEVTTVTLVPSRELLLTAEVRARAAELRDGYPGLRQLLEKMAEGIPAEGMESLIPVLVDDLITLVDYLPGGSAVALVDPERSLARATTLGDTNREFLEAAWSAATAGADTPVDLDSGDFVTLDDLHERASGRGGVWWQLSAFDSGAADAKDEGLVVGDASAHRIKADAVPSFQGNVDGATAHVGQLLADGWSVVVTASGPGMVDRARDVLAERGIAARRVDDVRTVPEPGVAHVVCAPLERGFELSEAQFAVITETEFYGRSVSGDNRGVKKLASRRRNVVDPLQLKPGDVVVHATHGIGKFIELTQREVSSGGRNAVKTTKEYLVLEYAPSKRGYPGDKLFVPTDQLDLLSKYVGGEAPTLSKMGGSDWAAAKGRARKAVRDIAVELVKLYSARMASKGYAFGPDTPWQRELEEAFPFAETQDQLQTIDEIKADMEKPIPMDRLLSGDVGFGKTEVAVRAAFKAIQDGKQVAMLVPTTLLVKQHLETFAERFAGFPVTVRPLSRFQTDKEAKATLAGLTDGTVDMVIGTHRILTEKVIFKDLGLMIIDEEQRFGVEHKDQLKKLKTNVDILAMSATPIPRTLEMAVTGIREMSTLATPPEDRHPILSYVGPRNDKQIAAAIRRELLREGQVFYVHNRVSSIQRVAAHLAELVPEARIVVAHGQMGEHALEQVVDDFWERRADVLVSTTIIETGLDISNANTIIIDRADKYGLSQLHQLRGRVGRGRDRAYAYFLYDEMKPLSETAADRLETIAVNNDLGSGMQVALKDLELRGAGNLLGAEQAGHIAGVGFDLYLRMIGEAVSTFRGEDVDGPTELRLELPVDARLPEFYIDSERLRLEAYQKLSAAASATAKDDAIDLVVEELRDRYGEPPAEVEGLIAVARLRRRAAQAGLADVVAMGSNLRIAPADLAESMRVRLQRLYPKAKLVAGGDAMVVPLPQDADDANLIAWVRQLLDALWPLPADKSAETANA is encoded by the coding sequence GTGACAATTCCCGGGATCGTGCGCGCCCTCGAGCAGGCTGAGTCGTACCGCGAGGCCGCATCCGCGGCATCCGCCGACCTTTCTCTCTCCCTCGTCGACGGCCTCGACGCCCCCGTCATCGCGGGGCTCGTCGAGCGGCGGCGTGCCGCGGGGCAGCCCGGCGCCGTGCTCGTGATCGCCCCGACCGGGCGCCGCGCCGAGTCCCTGGGGCCGGCTCTGGATGCCGTGCTCCCCGGTGCCCACGTGCTGCATTTCCCCGCATGGGAGACGCTGCCGCACGAGCGCCTCAGCCCCAGCCCCGAGACGGTCGGTCGGCGCCTCGACGTGTTGCGCCGGATCGCCGCCTGGGACGGGGAGACTCCGCTCGTCGTGACCGCGTCGGTCCGCAGCGCTCTCCAGCCCCTCGCCCCCGGCCTCGGCGGTGTCGAACCGGTCGAGCTCGTCGTCGGCGGTCGCGGGCACGAGCTCGAGACGGTGACGATGCGCCTGGTCGAATTGGCCTACCACCGCGTCGACATGGTGTCGCGTCGCGGCGAGTTCGCGGTGCGCGGCGGCATCCTGGACGTCTTCCCGCCGGTGGCCGACCACCCGTATCGCGTGGAGTTCTTCGGCGACGAGGTCGACCAGATCCGCGCCTTCTCCGTCGCCGATCAGCGCTCGCTGCCGGGCGAGGTCACCACGGTCACCCTCGTGCCCAGCCGCGAGTTGCTGCTCACCGCCGAGGTGCGGGCGCGCGCCGCCGAGCTGCGCGACGGTTACCCGGGGCTCCGGCAGCTGCTCGAGAAGATGGCCGAGGGCATCCCCGCCGAGGGCATGGAATCGCTCATCCCGGTGCTCGTCGACGACCTGATCACCCTTGTCGACTACCTGCCCGGCGGCAGTGCGGTCGCCCTCGTCGACCCCGAGCGTTCGCTCGCCCGCGCGACGACCCTCGGCGACACCAATCGCGAGTTCCTCGAGGCCGCCTGGTCGGCGGCCACCGCCGGTGCGGACACCCCGGTCGACCTCGACTCCGGCGACTTCGTCACCCTCGACGACTTGCACGAGCGGGCCAGTGGTCGCGGGGGAGTCTGGTGGCAGCTCAGCGCCTTCGACTCGGGCGCGGCGGATGCCAAGGACGAGGGTCTCGTCGTCGGCGACGCCTCCGCTCACCGCATCAAGGCCGACGCCGTGCCGTCGTTCCAGGGCAATGTCGACGGCGCGACGGCCCACGTCGGCCAGCTGCTCGCCGACGGGTGGTCGGTGGTGGTCACGGCATCCGGACCCGGCATGGTCGACCGCGCCCGCGACGTTCTCGCCGAGCGGGGGATCGCCGCGCGCCGCGTCGACGACGTGCGCACGGTGCCCGAGCCCGGGGTGGCGCACGTCGTGTGCGCACCGCTCGAGCGCGGTTTCGAGCTCTCAGAGGCGCAGTTCGCCGTCATCACCGAGACGGAGTTCTACGGGCGGTCGGTGAGCGGCGACAACCGCGGGGTGAAGAAGCTGGCGTCGCGCCGGCGCAACGTCGTCGACCCGCTGCAGCTCAAGCCGGGCGATGTCGTCGTGCACGCCACTCACGGCATCGGCAAGTTCATCGAGCTGACGCAGCGCGAGGTCTCCAGCGGGGGGCGCAACGCCGTGAAGACGACGAAGGAGTACCTCGTCCTCGAGTACGCCCCGTCCAAGCGCGGCTACCCGGGCGACAAACTCTTCGTGCCCACCGATCAGCTCGACCTGCTGTCGAAGTACGTCGGCGGCGAGGCGCCCACCCTGTCCAAGATGGGCGGCAGCGACTGGGCCGCGGCCAAGGGGCGCGCCCGCAAGGCCGTCCGCGACATCGCGGTCGAGCTGGTGAAGCTGTACTCGGCGCGCATGGCATCCAAGGGCTACGCCTTCGGCCCCGACACCCCGTGGCAGCGCGAGCTCGAAGAGGCCTTCCCGTTCGCCGAGACGCAGGATCAGCTGCAGACGATCGACGAGATCAAGGCCGACATGGAGAAGCCGATCCCGATGGACCGCCTGCTCTCGGGCGACGTGGGCTTCGGCAAGACCGAGGTCGCCGTGCGCGCAGCCTTCAAGGCCATCCAAGACGGCAAGCAGGTCGCCATGCTCGTGCCGACGACGCTGCTGGTCAAGCAGCACCTCGAGACCTTCGCCGAGCGCTTCGCCGGATTCCCCGTGACGGTGCGCCCGCTGTCGCGCTTCCAGACCGACAAAGAGGCGAAGGCGACACTCGCGGGCCTGACCGACGGCACGGTCGACATGGTCATCGGCACGCACCGCATCCTCACCGAGAAGGTCATCTTCAAAGACCTCGGGCTGATGATCATCGACGAGGAGCAGCGCTTCGGCGTCGAGCACAAGGATCAGCTCAAGAAGCTCAAGACCAATGTCGACATCCTCGCGATGAGCGCGACGCCCATCCCGCGCACGCTCGAGATGGCGGTCACCGGCATCCGGGAGATGTCGACGCTCGCGACCCCGCCCGAGGACCGGCATCCGATCCTGTCGTACGTCGGTCCTCGCAACGACAAGCAGATCGCCGCCGCCATCCGCCGCGAGCTGCTGCGCGAGGGACAGGTGTTCTACGTGCACAACCGCGTGTCGTCGATCCAGCGGGTGGCCGCGCACCTCGCCGAGCTCGTGCCCGAGGCGCGCATCGTCGTCGCGCATGGACAGATGGGCGAGCACGCGCTCGAGCAGGTCGTCGACGACTTCTGGGAGCGCCGCGCCGACGTGCTCGTGTCGACGACGATCATCGAGACCGGTCTCGACATCTCCAACGCCAACACGATCATCATCGACCGCGCCGACAAGTACGGTCTGTCGCAGCTGCACCAGCTCCGCGGGCGCGTCGGTCGTGGGCGCGACCGCGCGTACGCGTACTTCTTGTACGACGAGATGAAGCCGCTGTCCGAGACCGCGGCCGACCGCCTCGAGACGATCGCCGTCAACAACGACCTCGGCTCCGGCATGCAGGTGGCGCTCAAAGACCTCGAACTGCGCGGGGCGGGAAACCTTCTCGGCGCCGAGCAGGCCGGGCACATTGCCGGCGTCGGCTTCGACCTGTACCTGCGCATGATCGGCGAGGCCGTGTCGACGTTCCGCGGGGAGGACGTCGACGGTCCCACCGAACTGCGCCTCGAGTTGCCGGTCGACGCGCGTCTGCCCGAGTTCTACATCGACAGTGAGCGGCTGCGCCTCGAGGCGTACCAGAAGCTGTCGGCTGCGGCATCCGCCACCGCCAAGGACGACGCGATCGACCTCGTGGTCGAAGAGCTGCGCGACCGCTACGGCGAGCCGCCCGCGGAGGTCGAGGGACTCATCGCCGTCGCCCGATTGCGTCGGCGCGCGGCTCAGGCGGGGCTGGCCGACGTCGTCGCGATGGGCTCGAATCTGCGCATCGCGCCCGCCGATCTCGCCGAGTCGATGCGGGTGCGCCTGCAGCGGCTGTACCCGAAGGCGAAGCTGGTGGCGGGAGGGGATGCCATGGTGGTGCCGCTCCCGCAGGATGCCGACGACGCGAACCTCATCGCCTGGGTACGTCAGCTGCTCGACGCGCTGTGGCCGCTGCCGGCGGACAAGAGCGCCGAGACAGCGAACGCCTGA
- a CDS encoding zinc-binding dehydrogenase codes for MTNLAVVAHAADDLRIEDIGEPAPDADEAVVAVAYGGVCGSDLHYWRHGAAGASILREPLVLGHELSGVVVRAAADGTGPAEGTLVAVHPLTPHGDGVTPWPAERPNLAPASTYLGSAMHLPHTQGGFASRVALPTRMLFPLPTGLDLQTAVLAEPAAVAWHAVERAGEVAGRRVAVIGSGPIGLLAVAVARHHGAAEVVATDLHALPRSLAAARGARVLDARDEDAIATLHADVVIESSGTVPGLASAIAAAGRGATVVMLGLQAAGGVTAPLATAITRELTLTGSFRFGDEFSSVLEALAGGLLDVEGIVTHVFPASDALAAFATAADASQSSKVALAFDAA; via the coding sequence ATGACGAACCTCGCCGTGGTGGCCCACGCCGCCGACGACCTGCGCATCGAAGACATCGGAGAGCCCGCCCCGGATGCCGACGAAGCCGTCGTCGCGGTCGCGTACGGGGGCGTCTGCGGGTCGGACCTGCACTACTGGCGGCACGGCGCCGCGGGTGCGTCGATCCTGCGCGAGCCGCTGGTGCTGGGGCACGAGCTGTCGGGCGTCGTCGTGCGCGCCGCCGCCGACGGGACGGGGCCCGCCGAGGGCACGCTTGTCGCGGTGCACCCGTTGACCCCGCACGGCGACGGCGTCACGCCCTGGCCGGCCGAGCGCCCCAACCTCGCGCCCGCGTCGACGTACCTCGGCTCGGCCATGCACCTTCCCCACACGCAGGGCGGGTTCGCGTCGCGGGTCGCTCTTCCGACGCGCATGCTGTTTCCGCTGCCGACCGGTCTCGATCTGCAGACCGCCGTGCTCGCCGAACCCGCCGCCGTCGCGTGGCACGCCGTGGAACGGGCGGGCGAGGTCGCGGGACGCCGGGTCGCGGTGATCGGGTCGGGGCCCATCGGCCTGCTCGCCGTCGCGGTGGCCCGCCACCACGGGGCGGCCGAGGTGGTCGCCACCGATCTGCACGCGCTCCCGCGGTCGCTCGCCGCCGCCCGCGGGGCGCGGGTGCTCGACGCGCGCGACGAAGACGCCATCGCGACGCTTCACGCCGACGTCGTGATCGAATCGAGCGGAACGGTGCCGGGCCTTGCCTCCGCCATCGCCGCTGCGGGTCGCGGGGCAACGGTGGTCATGCTCGGCCTGCAGGCGGCCGGCGGCGTGACGGCGCCCCTGGCGACGGCCATCACGCGCGAGCTGACGCTGACGGGGTCTTTCCGCTTCGGTGACGAGTTCTCGTCGGTGCTGGAGGCATTGGCCGGCGGCCTGCTCGATGTCGAGGGCATCGTGACGCACGTGTTTCCGGCATCCGATGCTCTGGCGGCTTTCGCGACCGCGGCAGACGCTTCGCAGTCGTCGAAGGTCGCGCTCGCGTTCGACGCCGCCTGA